One window of Kosakonia cowanii JCM 10956 = DSM 18146 genomic DNA carries:
- the sctV gene encoding type III secretion system export apparatus subunit SctV, translating to MNTLFQILNRIAISAMQRSEVVGAAFAMALVFMLIIPLPLPLIDALIAVNICLSSLLVVLAMYLPKPLAFSTFPAVLLLTTMFRLALSISTTRQILIQQDAGHVVAAFGNFVVGGNLAVGMVMFLILTVVNFLVITKGSERVAEVAARFTLDAMPGKQMSIDSDLRAGLIDVVQAKNRRNELAKESQLFGAMDGAMKFVKGDAIAGLVIVVINLIGGISIGVLQLGMPAGEAMHIYSILTIGDGLIAQIPALLISLTAGMLITRVSSDNEQTADNNIGREIAEQLTSQPKAWLLSSMGMVGFALLPGMPTAIFLLLAALTMISGGFQIWRIRKTLSLAQPQMENELIPPELNGKEDLRQFNPTRPYLINFPSAWRGHPEMLELVQDIRRLRNRIVYHFGFTLPAFDIEFLDQQTEDEFRFSVYEIPKVIGTFTVTHRAVKRRWLDEIAPADREGVIEGDERRQEGDFIWLAAEHPLLQNEEVERWTAREMLVKRMENAIHASSPHFIGLQETRALVSWLEAEQPELSQELQRVMPISRFSSVLQKLVSERIPLRSVRAIAEALIEHGQHERDVWLLTDQVRISLKNHLCYQYARPDGLHVWLLTPELEEQLRDSLRQTQNDLFFALTHEQITAILSVIANAFPVDTPESAVLLVAQDLRSPMRGLIQEEFHYVPVLSFAELQPNLAVNVLGRIELDPAAYSLTTWES from the coding sequence ATGAATACCCTGTTTCAGATATTAAATCGAATCGCCATCAGCGCCATGCAGCGCTCCGAAGTGGTCGGCGCGGCTTTTGCCATGGCGCTGGTGTTTATGTTGATCATTCCCTTACCGCTGCCATTAATTGATGCGCTGATTGCGGTGAATATCTGCCTCTCCTCCCTGCTGGTGGTGCTGGCGATGTATCTGCCGAAGCCGCTGGCGTTCTCCACCTTTCCTGCCGTGCTGCTGCTGACCACTATGTTTCGCCTGGCGCTCTCCATCTCTACCACCCGGCAGATCTTAATTCAGCAGGACGCGGGCCATGTGGTGGCGGCCTTCGGTAACTTCGTGGTGGGCGGCAACCTTGCGGTCGGGATGGTGATGTTCCTGATCCTCACCGTGGTGAACTTCCTGGTGATTACCAAGGGTTCCGAAAGGGTGGCCGAAGTGGCGGCGCGTTTTACCCTTGATGCGATGCCCGGTAAACAGATGTCCATCGACAGCGATCTGCGCGCCGGATTGATTGATGTGGTACAGGCCAAAAACCGCCGTAATGAACTGGCAAAAGAGAGCCAGTTATTCGGGGCGATGGATGGCGCAATGAAGTTTGTCAAAGGCGACGCCATCGCCGGACTGGTGATTGTGGTGATCAACCTGATTGGCGGCATCAGTATTGGGGTGCTGCAACTGGGTATGCCTGCCGGTGAAGCGATGCACATCTACTCGATTTTGACCATCGGTGATGGGCTGATCGCGCAGATCCCGGCGCTGCTTATCTCGCTGACCGCCGGGATGCTGATTACCCGCGTCTCGTCCGACAATGAACAGACGGCGGATAATAATATCGGCCGCGAGATTGCCGAGCAGTTAACCAGCCAACCGAAAGCCTGGTTGCTCTCCTCAATGGGCATGGTGGGCTTTGCCCTGCTGCCCGGTATGCCAACGGCGATTTTTCTGCTGCTGGCGGCGCTGACGATGATTAGCGGCGGCTTCCAGATCTGGCGCATCAGAAAGACCCTGAGCCTGGCGCAGCCACAAATGGAGAATGAGCTCATTCCGCCGGAGCTAAACGGCAAGGAAGATTTGCGTCAGTTCAACCCAACGCGACCCTATCTGATCAACTTCCCCTCCGCATGGCGCGGCCATCCCGAGATGCTGGAGCTGGTGCAGGATATTCGCCGCCTGCGTAACCGTATCGTTTACCACTTCGGCTTTACCCTGCCCGCCTTCGATATCGAGTTTCTCGACCAGCAAACGGAAGATGAGTTTCGCTTCTCGGTTTATGAAATCCCGAAGGTGATCGGCACATTTACTGTGACGCACCGGGCGGTGAAACGCCGCTGGCTGGATGAGATCGCGCCAGCCGACCGGGAGGGCGTGATCGAGGGGGATGAGCGGCGTCAGGAGGGCGATTTTATCTGGCTGGCGGCGGAGCATCCGCTGCTGCAAAACGAAGAGGTTGAGCGCTGGACGGCGCGCGAAATGCTGGTCAAGCGCATGGAGAACGCGATCCACGCCAGCAGCCCGCACTTTATCGGGCTACAGGAGACCCGCGCGCTGGTGAGCTGGCTGGAAGCGGAGCAGCCGGAGCTGTCGCAGGAGTTACAGCGCGTGATGCCTATCTCGCGTTTCTCCAGCGTCCTGCAAAAACTGGTTTCCGAACGTATTCCGCTGCGCTCGGTTCGCGCCATTGCCGAAGCGCTGATCGAACATGGGCAGCATGAGCGCGACGTCTGGCTGCTGACCGACCAGGTGCGCATCTCGCTAAAAAACCATCTCTGTTACCAGTATGCCCGCCCGGATGGCCTGCATGTCTGGCTGCTGACGCCGGAGCTGGAAGAGCAGTTGCGCGACTCGCTGCGTCAGACGCAAAACGACCTCTTCTTCGCGCTCACCCATGAGCAGATCACCGCCATTCTCTCGGTCATCGCCAACGCCTTCCCGGTCGACACGCCGGAAAGCGCCGTGCTGCTGGTGGCACAGGATCTGCGCAGCCCGATGCGCGGGCTTATCCAGGAAGAGTTTCACTATGTGCCGGTGCTCTCGTTTGCAGAGCTACAACCTAATCTCGCAGTAAATGTGCTGGGACGTATAGAGCTTGATCCGGCCGCTTACTCGCTTACCACGTGGGAGAGTTGA
- the sctU gene encoding type III secretion system export apparatus subunit SctU, with amino-acid sequence MSEKTEDATPQKLKESRKKGQVSQSQDIPKLLISIGILETIFAMVDSSMQRLQAMMLLPLSRLRDPFDHALEEVISDSVTVMLVLVGLACAIAMLLRVVGGWVQFGPLFSSEALAPKLDALNPVNHLKNMFSARQFTQLLTSIVKAVVIGLVVWQAILPDLGGLAQLALGDLNGFWQGVMALFMKVSRRVLMVMLVISLFDFGIQRYFFLKQQRMSHEDLKNEFKQSEGDPHMKGHRRQVAQEILNEEPVPAREINVEEADVLLVNPTHFAVGLYYRPDETPLPRLLFKACDEEARVLIEEAQRKKRPVIRFIWLTRTLWRTTREGAYIPRETLNAVAHVYRLLRELEDHYLDEVIEIREE; translated from the coding sequence ATGAGCGAAAAAACCGAAGACGCCACACCGCAAAAACTGAAAGAGTCGCGCAAAAAAGGCCAGGTCAGCCAGAGCCAGGATATCCCTAAGCTGCTTATCTCTATCGGCATCCTTGAGACCATTTTTGCCATGGTCGACTCGAGTATGCAGCGGTTGCAGGCAATGATGCTGCTGCCGTTATCCCGCCTGCGCGACCCGTTTGATCATGCGCTGGAAGAGGTAATAAGTGACAGCGTCACCGTTATGCTGGTGCTGGTCGGTCTCGCCTGCGCCATTGCTATGCTGCTGCGCGTGGTGGGCGGCTGGGTGCAGTTCGGCCCGCTCTTCTCCAGCGAAGCGCTGGCACCGAAACTGGATGCGCTTAACCCGGTTAATCACCTGAAGAATATGTTTTCCGCCCGTCAGTTTACCCAGCTTCTGACCAGCATCGTTAAAGCGGTGGTGATAGGCCTGGTAGTATGGCAAGCGATCCTGCCGGACCTCGGCGGCCTTGCTCAGCTGGCGCTTGGCGATCTCAATGGTTTCTGGCAAGGGGTAATGGCGCTGTTTATGAAGGTGTCGCGCCGGGTGCTGATGGTAATGCTGGTGATAAGCCTCTTCGATTTTGGTATTCAGCGCTACTTCTTCCTGAAACAGCAGCGTATGAGCCATGAAGATCTGAAAAACGAGTTCAAGCAGAGCGAAGGCGATCCGCATATGAAAGGCCACCGCCGCCAGGTGGCGCAGGAGATCCTGAATGAAGAGCCGGTTCCCGCGCGCGAGATCAACGTCGAAGAAGCGGATGTGCTGCTGGTTAACCCGACCCATTTCGCCGTCGGCCTCTACTACCGCCCGGATGAAACGCCGCTGCCGCGTCTGCTTTTTAAGGCGTGTGATGAAGAGGCGCGGGTATTGATTGAAGAGGCGCAGCGTAAAAAGAGACCGGTGATCCGCTTTATCTGGCTGACCCGCACGCTGTGGCGCACTACCCGCGAAGGTGCCTATATCCCGCGCGAAACGTTAAATGCCGTGGCCCACGTCTATCGCCTGCTGCGGGAGCTGGAAGATCACTACCTGGATGAGGTGATTGAGATCCGCGAAGAGTAG
- the sctS gene encoding type III secretion system export apparatus subunit SctS, producing MDILTLFRQGLLLVVILSAPPLLVAVISGVIISLVQAAMQLQDQTLPFCIKLMAVGLTLALTGRWVGVELMELAQAAFAMMSTVGS from the coding sequence ATGGATATTCTGACGCTGTTTCGCCAGGGGTTACTGCTGGTGGTTATTCTCTCCGCGCCGCCGCTGCTGGTGGCAGTGATCTCCGGGGTGATCATTTCGCTGGTGCAGGCCGCGATGCAGTTGCAGGATCAAACCCTACCGTTTTGCATCAAGCTGATGGCGGTCGGCCTGACGCTGGCGCTCACCGGGCGCTGGGTCGGTGTTGAGCTGATGGAGCTGGCGCAGGCGGCGTTTGCCATGATGTCAACGGTCGGCTCCTGA
- a CDS encoding FliM/FliN family flagellar motor switch protein, protein MKPLTLRTLPREEASLRRRIGHGVGYPFTLEGEAGELQFRLTLPGDRPPTQRFSCKAGLLSLSGSEALLSLFSACPLLPEPGACAEWYWPLFNQHLSPALRALFGDLTPQEASCAPLDGIWLAMSVTLGESQAQSELYLAHATLAALLNQPGWVSLPAPLCSDLPLSLPIDLGVVSFAPAQLRTLRPDDVIFPATSYFSPTGRGELRLAQLHLEGELLFEEGHPARFLITRLENTYVNVTPEDNLPADTPHPDENLTETTMPSASPFDALPLALTVRCGHLRLTLGELNRLDVGSTVTVDNVVPGEALLCHGEFPLAKGELVDVEGRLGLQITHMLPGVASVVDVNR, encoded by the coding sequence ATGAAACCCTTAACCCTGCGCACTCTGCCGCGCGAGGAGGCCAGCCTGCGCCGGCGTATCGGCCACGGTGTTGGCTATCCCTTCACCCTTGAGGGGGAAGCGGGTGAGCTTCAGTTCCGGCTGACTCTCCCCGGCGATCGGCCACCGACGCAGCGCTTCTCCTGCAAGGCCGGGCTGTTATCTCTGTCAGGTAGCGAAGCGCTGCTGAGCCTCTTTTCCGCCTGCCCGCTGCTACCGGAGCCTGGCGCGTGCGCTGAGTGGTACTGGCCGCTCTTTAACCAGCATCTCAGCCCGGCGCTGCGCGCGCTGTTTGGCGACCTGACGCCGCAAGAGGCCTCCTGCGCGCCCCTTGACGGTATCTGGCTTGCGATGAGCGTCACGCTCGGCGAGTCGCAGGCGCAAAGTGAGTTATACCTTGCGCACGCCACCCTTGCGGCGTTGTTAAACCAGCCTGGCTGGGTTTCGCTGCCTGCGCCGCTTTGCAGCGACCTGCCGTTATCGCTGCCGATAGATCTGGGCGTGGTGTCGTTTGCCCCCGCGCAGTTACGCACACTTCGCCCCGATGATGTGATTTTCCCTGCTACCTCGTATTTTTCCCCGACCGGTCGCGGCGAGCTTCGCCTTGCGCAATTACACCTTGAGGGCGAATTGCTGTTCGAGGAGGGGCATCCTGCCCGTTTTCTTATTACCCGTCTGGAGAATACTTACGTGAATGTGACCCCCGAAGATAATCTGCCTGCCGACACCCCACACCCGGATGAAAACCTGACTGAAACCACGATGCCTTCGGCCTCGCCTTTTGATGCGCTGCCGCTGGCTTTAACCGTGCGCTGCGGCCATCTCAGACTGACGCTCGGTGAGTTAAATCGCCTCGATGTCGGCTCGACGGTCACCGTCGATAACGTCGTGCCGGGTGAAGCATTGCTCTGCCACGGCGAGTTTCCGCTGGCGAAAGGCGAACTGGTCGATGTTGAAGGGCGTCTGGGGCTGCAAATTACCCATATGCTGCCGGGCGTGGCGAGCGTCGTGGATGTGAACAGGTGA
- the sctT gene encoding type III secretion system export apparatus subunit SctT gives MLIGYPLTDTFNGILALSLGMARIFPCLLLTPIFSFSVIKGLLRTAIAVALALFIAPGIKEQIDLLEPTMMTLAGLVLKELLIGTMLGLLLALPFWLYESVGALFDNQRGALMGGQINPQLGPDVTPLGKLMQQVLILLLVTGLGLSTITQVIWDSYHLWSATQWMPFPKEAGFHVWLTLVGKVFSDMVLYAGPPVALMLLLDFAIGIMSLYSPQLQATALTIPLKCLLGMLFFILYLPLLDHLGNARLYELRDLIHILPQIFTPSAGSAP, from the coding sequence ATGCTGATAGGTTACCCGCTTACCGACACCTTCAATGGGATCCTCGCGCTATCCCTTGGTATGGCGCGCATCTTCCCCTGCCTGCTACTAACGCCGATATTCTCCTTTAGCGTCATCAAAGGGCTGCTGCGCACCGCGATTGCCGTGGCGCTGGCGCTATTTATCGCGCCGGGTATTAAAGAGCAGATTGATCTGCTTGAGCCGACGATGATGACGCTGGCAGGTCTGGTGCTGAAAGAGTTGTTGATAGGCACTATGCTCGGGTTGCTGCTGGCGCTGCCTTTCTGGCTCTATGAGTCTGTCGGTGCATTATTCGATAACCAGCGCGGCGCATTGATGGGTGGGCAGATCAACCCCCAACTGGGACCGGATGTGACGCCGCTCGGCAAGTTAATGCAGCAGGTGCTGATATTGCTGCTGGTGACCGGGCTGGGATTATCAACCATCACCCAGGTGATCTGGGACAGCTACCATCTGTGGTCCGCTACCCAGTGGATGCCGTTTCCCAAAGAGGCAGGTTTTCACGTCTGGCTGACGCTGGTGGGGAAAGTCTTCAGCGATATGGTGCTCTACGCCGGGCCGCCGGTGGCGCTGATGCTGCTGCTCGATTTTGCCATCGGGATTATGAGCCTCTATAGCCCGCAGCTCCAGGCGACGGCGCTGACGATCCCGCTGAAATGCCTGCTCGGCATGCTCTTTTTTATCCTCTATCTGCCGCTGCTGGACCATCTGGGAAATGCGCGGCTGTATGAACTGCGCGATCTTATCCATATCCTGCCGCAGATCTTCACCCCTTCCGCCGGGAGCGCGCCATGA
- a CDS encoding type III secretion system HrpP C-terminal domain-containing protein: MTALPHTQQNNPAPPARPEVQRRSPQTASSDAANPERKSRAEPFREESSLFDALLLPTSDVAQPLITPWEGPASFGPQLSHEHEPPASPARAWQQLEPPLCAMVEKQPADPVSMTLLLPLLGEVDARVSPFAAGWDISLRFAPAAMNMMAAHQERCRESLRRRMACAVRLRFEQRGGRE, encoded by the coding sequence ATGACAGCTTTACCCCACACCCAGCAAAATAACCCCGCGCCGCCTGCCCGCCCGGAGGTGCAGCGCCGTTCGCCGCAAACCGCATCGTCAGACGCCGCTAACCCCGAGCGTAAATCCCGCGCCGAGCCGTTTCGCGAAGAGAGCTCGCTGTTTGACGCGCTGTTGCTCCCCACCAGCGACGTGGCGCAACCGCTTATCACACCGTGGGAGGGCCCCGCCTCTTTTGGGCCACAGCTCAGCCATGAGCATGAACCTCCCGCTTCACCGGCCAGGGCCTGGCAACAGCTGGAGCCCCCGCTGTGCGCCATGGTGGAGAAGCAGCCTGCCGACCCGGTCTCCATGACGCTGCTGCTGCCCCTGTTAGGCGAAGTGGATGCCCGCGTGAGCCCTTTTGCTGCGGGCTGGGATATCAGCCTGCGTTTTGCGCCAGCGGCGATGAATATGATGGCTGCCCATCAGGAGCGTTGCCGCGAGTCGCTGCGCCGCCGGATGGCCTGCGCCGTGCGCCTGCGCTTTGAGCAGCGCGGAGGCCGGGAATGA
- the sctR gene encoding type III secretion system export apparatus subunit SctR translates to MEMGPLNPIMLALFLGALALLPMMLIICTSFLKITMVLQLTRNAMGVQQVPPTMALNGIALAATLFIMAPVFSDMTDRLKAIPVDFSSMERLEYTTANGIEPLKTFMRKNTDPDIVIHLQENAQRMWPKRMADSVTPENMLLIIPAFVLSELQNGFKIGFLIFIPFIVVDLIVSNILLALGMQMVSPMTVSLPLKILLFVLISGWTRLLDGLFYSYL, encoded by the coding sequence ATGGAGATGGGGCCGCTAAACCCAATTATGCTGGCGCTGTTTCTCGGTGCGCTGGCGCTGCTGCCGATGATGCTCATTATCTGCACCAGCTTTTTGAAAATCACCATGGTGCTGCAATTGACGCGCAACGCGATGGGCGTACAGCAGGTACCACCAACCATGGCGCTTAACGGCATCGCGCTGGCGGCAACGCTCTTTATTATGGCACCGGTGTTTAGCGATATGACCGACCGGCTGAAAGCGATCCCGGTCGATTTCAGCAGTATGGAGCGGCTGGAATACACCACCGCTAACGGTATCGAACCGCTGAAAACGTTTATGCGCAAAAATACCGACCCGGACATCGTTATCCATCTGCAGGAAAATGCCCAGCGTATGTGGCCTAAGAGAATGGCTGATTCGGTCACCCCGGAGAATATGCTGCTTATTATCCCGGCATTCGTGCTGTCGGAGCTGCAAAACGGTTTCAAAATCGGCTTTCTGATCTTCATCCCTTTTATTGTCGTGGACCTGATCGTCTCCAATATCCTGCTGGCGCTCGGGATGCAGATGGTCTCGCCGATGACCGTGTCGCTGCCGCTGAAAATCCTGCTGTTTGTGCTCATCAGCGGCTGGACGCGGCTGCTCGACGGTCTGTTCTACAGCTATTTATGA
- the sctN gene encoding type III secretion system ATPase SctN → MTVALEEWYQQQRRRLASFSPVESFGRITGINGILLESSLPQARIGDLCQIARDDGQSVLAEVVGFNPQHTLLSALGQLDGIARGARVVPLRLPHSIVVSDALLGCVLDGFGRPLDAGQPGAFALPGTVENAVGVLGDAPAPTDRPRIETPLPTGIRAIDGPLTLGVGQRVGIFAGAGCGKTTLLAEIARNTPCDVIVFGLIGERGRELREFLDHELDEALRSRTVLICATSDRSSMERARAAFTATAIAEAWRDKGKSVLLILDSLTRFARAQREIGLALGEPPGRGGLPPSVYTLLPTLLERAGQTSRGAITALYSVLIEADSMNDPVADEVRSLIDGHIVLTRRLAERGHYPAIDVLASLSRTMSNVATREHIRDATQLRRMMSAWQQVEMLIRLGEYQPGHDAMTDAAVAAQEAINGYLQQAMHAPTEYDDTLHHLSEVSQHAPSSAA, encoded by the coding sequence ATGACGGTAGCGCTGGAGGAGTGGTATCAACAGCAGCGGCGGCGGCTGGCGAGCTTTTCACCGGTCGAGAGTTTTGGCCGCATCACCGGGATTAACGGCATATTGCTTGAAAGCAGCCTGCCCCAGGCGCGGATCGGCGATCTCTGCCAGATCGCCCGGGATGACGGGCAGAGCGTGCTGGCTGAAGTCGTTGGTTTTAACCCGCAGCACACTCTGCTCTCCGCCCTTGGTCAGCTCGACGGCATCGCCCGGGGCGCGCGCGTGGTTCCGCTGCGCCTGCCGCACTCTATTGTGGTCTCTGACGCCCTGCTCGGCTGTGTGCTGGATGGCTTTGGCCGCCCGCTCGATGCAGGCCAGCCCGGCGCCTTCGCCCTGCCCGGTACGGTGGAAAATGCGGTCGGCGTGCTGGGCGATGCCCCGGCACCCACCGATCGTCCGCGCATAGAGACGCCGCTGCCAACCGGTATTCGCGCGATTGACGGCCCGCTGACCCTCGGCGTCGGCCAGCGGGTCGGGATCTTTGCCGGTGCGGGCTGCGGGAAAACCACCCTGCTGGCGGAGATCGCCCGTAACACCCCCTGCGATGTCATCGTCTTTGGTTTGATTGGCGAGCGCGGGCGCGAATTGCGGGAGTTTCTCGACCACGAACTGGACGAGGCGCTGCGCAGCCGTACGGTGCTTATCTGCGCCACCTCCGATCGCAGCAGTATGGAGCGCGCCAGAGCCGCATTTACCGCCACCGCCATCGCCGAAGCCTGGCGCGATAAGGGCAAAAGCGTGCTGTTGATCCTCGACTCCCTGACGCGCTTTGCCCGCGCCCAGCGTGAAATCGGCCTTGCCCTTGGCGAGCCGCCGGGGCGCGGCGGTCTCCCCCCTTCGGTTTATACCCTGTTACCGACCCTGCTGGAGCGCGCCGGGCAAACCTCGCGCGGGGCCATCACCGCCCTCTACTCGGTGCTGATTGAAGCCGACTCCATGAACGACCCGGTCGCCGATGAAGTGCGATCCCTGATCGACGGCCACATTGTGCTGACCCGCCGTCTGGCGGAGCGCGGGCATTACCCGGCTATCGATGTGCTGGCAAGCCTCAGCCGCACCATGAGCAACGTTGCCACGCGCGAGCATATCCGCGACGCCACGCAGCTGCGGCGCATGATGTCCGCCTGGCAGCAGGTTGAGATGTTAATTCGCCTTGGGGAGTACCAGCCGGGCCACGATGCGATGACCGATGCGGCGGTAGCGGCTCAGGAGGCGATTAATGGCTATCTGCAACAGGCAATGCACGCTCCCACAGAGTATGACGACACCCTGCACCACTTATCGGAGGTAAGCCAGCATGCGCCGTCATCCGCTGCCTGA
- a CDS encoding type III secretion system chaperone, with protein MMTQQRQLQGLLDDFGRRQGISLTLVNGVCALQDEQGQEAVVLELPPGSDTLLLHCQLFAATQLAEQLTTWRLLMKLNFEMHAMRGCWLALDEEEQVRLCYQQPLAALTPATFSTLMLAFMQQAREARALLPEIVAA; from the coding sequence ATGATGACGCAGCAACGACAGCTACAAGGGCTTCTGGATGATTTTGGCCGCCGCCAGGGCATCTCTCTGACGCTGGTCAATGGCGTTTGCGCATTGCAGGATGAGCAGGGCCAGGAGGCGGTAGTGCTGGAGCTGCCGCCGGGAAGCGATACGCTACTGCTCCATTGCCAGCTCTTTGCCGCCACCCAGCTTGCAGAGCAACTCACCACCTGGCGGCTGTTAATGAAGCTCAACTTCGAGATGCATGCGATGCGCGGCTGCTGGCTGGCGCTGGATGAAGAGGAGCAGGTGCGGCTCTGCTACCAACAACCGCTGGCCGCTTTAACCCCGGCTACCTTTAGCACGTTAATGCTCGCCTTTATGCAGCAAGCCCGGGAAGCGCGGGCGTTACTGCCAGAGATTGTGGCTGCCTGA
- a CDS encoding FHA domain-containing protein — translation MFELRVLSGLHLGAALPLFGDKWLIGQADEADLMLSDARVAPRACELRREETQWLAQPESGDAFSINIEAPFQVADVWLCVARIDTPWAACLPPATPPAPEGSTAAPPQAAPPVAASKGFFTRGIRTLAWSLMLLLTLTVTSWVLQPTVAQTQVASSTPQSTPAELQAPLQKMLRERDLAKVVKLDMHNQRLRLTGRLSKSQMQIFNRMLERFNATYTSATPLDNQVKLLKVSLPFRIVQITTGSRANIVTDDGQRLFVGDEVDHLRLVSITSDQIEFNGRDNIKVSW, via the coding sequence ATGTTCGAACTGCGCGTGCTGTCTGGCCTGCATTTGGGCGCCGCGTTACCCCTCTTCGGCGATAAATGGCTGATTGGCCAGGCCGATGAGGCCGATCTGATGCTTAGCGATGCGCGCGTTGCCCCCCGCGCCTGCGAGCTGCGCCGGGAAGAGACCCAGTGGCTGGCACAGCCGGAGAGCGGCGACGCTTTTAGCATCAATATTGAAGCGCCTTTTCAGGTCGCTGACGTCTGGCTGTGCGTGGCGCGTATCGACACGCCGTGGGCCGCCTGCCTGCCCCCTGCCACACCGCCTGCGCCAGAAGGATCCACGGCAGCACCGCCACAGGCAGCGCCCCCCGTCGCCGCCAGTAAAGGGTTTTTCACCCGCGGCATCCGCACGCTGGCATGGAGCCTGATGTTGCTGCTCACCCTGACGGTAACCAGTTGGGTTTTGCAGCCCACCGTTGCCCAGACCCAGGTTGCCTCCTCTACACCGCAGAGCACGCCTGCAGAGTTGCAGGCACCGTTACAGAAAATGTTGCGCGAACGCGATCTGGCAAAGGTGGTGAAGCTGGATATGCACAACCAGCGGCTGCGTCTGACGGGCCGACTCAGTAAGTCGCAGATGCAGATCTTTAACCGAATGCTGGAGCGCTTTAACGCCACCTACACCAGCGCTACCCCGCTGGATAACCAGGTCAAACTGCTGAAGGTCAGCCTGCCCTTCCGGATTGTGCAAATCACCACCGGTAGCCGCGCCAATATCGTCACCGACGACGGGCAGCGCCTGTTTGTCGGCGATGAAGTGGACCACCTGCGGCTGGTATCGATCACCAGCGATCAGATTGAGTTTAACGGTCGCGATAACATCAAGGTGAGCTGGTAA